One window of the Cotesia glomerata isolate CgM1 linkage group LG10, MPM_Cglom_v2.3, whole genome shotgun sequence genome contains the following:
- the LOC123272689 gene encoding H/ACA ribonucleoprotein complex subunit 4: MAEIEKAKKKSKKKSLGELQVAMDCKMEPSDIPEKLDCKDWPLLFKNFDKMLTRTKHFTPLTSGSTPLHRTLSEYVKSGCINLDKPSNPSSHEVVAWIKRILKVEKTGHSGTLDPKVSGCLIVCIDRATRLAKSQQSAGKEYIAVFKLHSAVEDTQKISQALERLRGALFQRPPLISAVKRQLRVRTVYDSWFLDYDKERNIGIFKVKCEAGSYVRTICVHLGLFLGTGAQMQELRRNRSGVQSEEDNMVTMHDILDAQWLYENHGDESYLRRVIKPLEALLVNHKRIIMKDSAVNAICYGAKIMLPGVLMYDDGIELNQEIVIVTTKGEAVALAIALMTSPTMSACDHGVVAKIKRVIMERDAYPRKWGLGPKASMKKRMIVEGKLDKHGKPNENTPADWLSGYADYSQTPQQTLPKTEENGVKETGQKRKREESESGEPEAEKADVKVKAEPQEMDVDQTPKEKKKKDKKKKKEKKEKDAEVSMNETMETEGETGETPKKEKKKKKKKSKEEAQE, encoded by the exons ATGGCTGAAAtag agaaagcaaagaagaagagcaagaAGAAGTCCCTGGGAGAGCTTCAGGTGGCTATGGATTGTAAAATGGAGCCTTCTGACATTCCTGAGAAGCTGGATTGTAAAGATTGGCCTTTATTATTCAAA aattttgataaaatgttAACAAGAACAAAACATTTTACTCCATTGACAAGCGGATCAACCCCTTTGCACAGAACTCTATCAGAATACGTTAAATCAGGGTGCATAAATCTTGACAAACCGTCAAACCCGTCTTCCCACGAAGTAGTCGCTTGGATCAAGCGAATCCTGAAGGTCGAGAAGACTGGCCATTCTGGTACTCTCGATCCCAAGGTATCAGGATGTTTGATAGTCTGTATCGACAGAGCTACGCGTCTCGCCAAGTCCCAGCAGTCTGCGGGAAAAGAGTATATCGCGGTATTCAAGCTCCACTCTGCCGTAGAAGACACTCAGaag ATAAGCCAAGCGCTGGAACGATTACGCGGTGCGCTGTTTCAAAGGCCTCCGCTGATTTCCGCAGTTAAACGACAACTGCGTGTGAGGACCGTCTATGACAGCTGGTTCCTCGACTACGACAAAGAGCGCAATATaggaattttcaaagttaaatGCGAAGCTGGTTCCTATGTAAGAACTATTTGCGTTCATTTAGGTCTCTTCTTGGGTACTGGAGCGCAAATGCAGGAGCTCAGGAGAAATCGTTCTGGAGTTCAAAGTGAGGAGGATAATATGGTGACGATGCATGATATTCTAGATGCTCAGTGGTTATATGAGAACCATGGTGATGAATCTTATTTGAGGAGAGTTATCAAGCCATTGGAAGCTCTTTTGGTTAATCACAAAAGAATTATTATGAAGGACAGTGct gtaaacGCAATCTGCTATGGAGCTAAAATTATGTTACCTGGTGTTTTAATGTACGACGACGGTATTGAATTAAACCAAGAAATAGTAATTGTAACAACAAAAGGAGAAGCAGTAGCTTTGGCAATAGCTCTAATGACTTCGCCAACAATGAGTGCATGTGATCACGGAGTCGTTGCTAAAATAAAGCGTGTGATTATGGAAAGAGATGCTTACCCTAGGAAATGGGGTTTGGGTCCCAAGGCTTCAATGAAGAAACGTATGATTGTTGAGGGAAAATTAGACAAGCATGGTAAACCTAATGAAAACACACCTGCTGATTGGTTGTCGGGTTACGCTGATTATTCTCAAACACCACAACAGACTCTACctaag acgGAAGAAAATGGAGTCAAAGAAACGGGACAAAAACGCAAACGAGAAGAATCAGAATCAGGTGAACCTGAAGCCGAAAAAGCTGACGTAAAAGTTAAGGCAGAGCCTCAAGAAATGGATGTTGATCAAACGCccaaagaaaagaaaaagaaagataaaaagaagaaaaaggaaaagaaagaaaaagatGCTGAA